The Armatimonadota bacterium genome includes a region encoding these proteins:
- a CDS encoding SpoIVB peptidase S55 domain-containing protein codes for MIKNRGLSLLLLTMSVFLSSLACVASALPAPGVKTDDAKSFMPVSQIKRGMRGYGLTVFQGTKIEKFDVEVLGVLKKTNTGKDLILVRVGGGPITTRQTEIIAGMSGSPCYIDGKLIGAISYGQGFSKEPVGMITPIEDMVEAWDDNLPKQASGYSAGTLSEPVQVDGKSVSSVMIDPFGADTKAIDNGVLHMQPLMTPMMVSGLSPRSLAKLTEILQPFGISPMAGPGSGGRKAEEAKAELVPGAAIGMSLASGDIDMTGVGTVTYRRGNRIVAFGHPMLGIGSVDAPMTTAYVEDVLSNYQISTKMASPMKTVGRIFQDRPWSIAGSIGNMPKTIPVKVAIDDESAKRSRTYNVNVINHPLLASRLITMIVGEAIYETHPAPGDATAELSYTVNADQVGTIKRSNIFFDPMTIDSAAISDIGSLLQILGSNKFYPIDIKSVNVNVRIIDKRNTATVDRIFVKKSEYEPGETVDVGIVLRPYKKDRITKTYKIKIPATAGSGKLVLQVRGGATPTIAQLGASLSSSDDSGDDGALIMPSASPAANVDNVKQLINKYLEREKNNQVVVQILLRNTAINVAGEKLSGLPSTIADIMKSSRNSGLKLEREEVKELYDEDMIVVGMARLTLNVKKKTLNDGKQTPKSAPAISPEDMQADPGSMSPDDSASPACDDGSMDYSTMGSGPSVDVTEAPADGSGSAADDDSDNPVDDTATDDAAPDQPADVQPKVESPAPPTAAPSAAKTNVKSVVRQTKTWTQSTQADFAKGTFSGVSASSKNKLELVPTLKKLAETPEQFVWCVAPTKDGIYAGTGNSGMIYHISESGDMKVFYETGELEVQSLVRDANGNIYAGTSPNGKIFKISPDGKGKLLFKTDEKYVLALATDGQGNIYAGVGDAGKIYRISADGTGKVFATLGEQQVLSLTWDSRGYLAAGTGTNGVVYKIGPQGNAEPIFDADEDSIASVATDGKGNIYAGTSPKGIVYKISADLRSKKVFTNASRVLSMTADPSGNIYAVSDGTLVKITPDESVIQLDSSQDKVQFLATVYNTDTGALYASTGNIGSIYVSKCCDISGSFESAVHDTKMVSRWGRIKWTADTPAGTSIELQSRTGNVETPDATWTSWSPVYTNSTGEQISGGSSRYIQYRVTLKTSKPNMSPRVSSVMLSYLTPNQAPTIKLTAPSVGSVWAGSQTIKWVGSDPDKDTLTYDVYYSKNGGKDWTALVGGVGGSAGDNQQSAKAIVEKVKTELGKSPDVPEDMKKQVLNGTENIGTSPALSPVASDSSLSKSSYTWDTKKVEDGNYVLKVIASDRTSNAGDPLTDEVTSDPFVVCNTAPKLVLYQRAVTQKGAGPVTIAGSAASKMIEITGVQFRVDGGAWMAAAADDGMYDSSYEMFKATTGPLSAGSHKVEIQAIDSAGNASTETVDVTIS; via the coding sequence TTGATAAAAAATCGTGGATTAAGCCTGTTGCTTTTAACGATGAGTGTTTTTCTCTCGTCACTCGCTTGCGTTGCAAGTGCCTTGCCCGCGCCTGGGGTAAAGACCGATGACGCAAAGTCGTTTATGCCCGTATCCCAGATAAAGCGGGGTATGCGCGGTTACGGACTGACCGTTTTCCAGGGCACCAAGATCGAGAAATTCGATGTTGAAGTCCTGGGCGTACTTAAAAAGACCAACACCGGCAAGGACCTGATACTGGTCAGAGTCGGCGGCGGACCGATCACGACTCGTCAGACCGAGATCATCGCCGGAATGAGCGGTAGTCCTTGTTATATAGATGGTAAGCTCATCGGAGCGATATCTTACGGCCAGGGCTTCAGCAAAGAGCCGGTCGGTATGATTACGCCTATAGAAGATATGGTCGAGGCATGGGATGATAATCTGCCCAAGCAGGCCAGCGGCTACAGCGCCGGCACGCTCTCCGAACCTGTGCAGGTAGACGGCAAGTCCGTGAGCAGCGTAATGATAGACCCATTCGGCGCGGACACAAAGGCGATAGACAACGGGGTCCTCCATATGCAGCCCCTGATGACTCCGATGATGGTAAGTGGTCTTTCTCCGCGCAGCCTTGCTAAGCTTACCGAAATCTTGCAGCCGTTCGGCATCTCGCCCATGGCCGGTCCCGGCAGCGGCGGACGAAAGGCCGAGGAGGCCAAAGCCGAGTTAGTGCCCGGAGCGGCAATAGGTATGTCTTTGGCCAGTGGCGATATAGATATGACCGGTGTCGGCACCGTGACCTATCGCCGGGGAAATAGAATCGTTGCCTTCGGCCATCCTATGCTTGGTATCGGATCAGTCGATGCTCCTATGACCACAGCATATGTCGAGGATGTGCTGTCGAATTACCAGATATCCACCAAGATGGCTTCTCCAATGAAAACGGTAGGCCGGATATTCCAGGATAGACCGTGGTCCATTGCGGGTTCGATAGGCAATATGCCCAAGACCATTCCCGTCAAAGTTGCGATCGATGATGAGTCGGCAAAGCGCAGTCGCACCTATAATGTGAATGTGATCAATCATCCGCTTCTGGCTTCCAGGCTGATCACGATGATCGTGGGCGAAGCGATCTACGAGACACATCCGGCTCCCGGTGATGCAACTGCGGAGCTTAGCTATACAGTTAATGCCGATCAGGTCGGAACTATCAAGCGAAGCAATATCTTCTTCGATCCTATGACCATAGACTCGGCTGCAATCAGTGACATCGGCTCGCTCCTGCAGATTCTAGGCAGCAATAAATTTTATCCGATAGATATCAAGTCGGTGAATGTCAACGTGCGTATAATCGACAAGCGCAATACCGCGACCGTCGACAGAATATTCGTCAAAAAGAGCGAATATGAGCCCGGTGAGACGGTGGATGTGGGTATCGTATTGCGACCATATAAGAAAGACCGCATCACCAAGACCTATAAGATTAAGATTCCAGCCACCGCGGGCAGCGGTAAGCTCGTTTTGCAGGTGCGCGGCGGAGCTACTCCCACAATCGCGCAGCTTGGAGCAAGCCTTTCATCTTCTGACGACAGTGGTGACGACGGCGCTCTGATTATGCCGAGCGCGTCACCCGCGGCAAATGTAGACAACGTAAAACAGCTCATCAACAAATATCTCGAGCGCGAGAAGAACAATCAGGTTGTGGTGCAGATACTCCTGCGCAACACTGCGATCAATGTGGCCGGCGAGAAGCTCAGCGGGCTCCCGAGCACCATTGCCGATATAATGAAGTCTTCTAGAAATTCCGGCCTCAAGCTGGAGAGAGAAGAGGTCAAGGAACTCTACGACGAAGACATGATTGTCGTCGGAATGGCCCGCCTGACTCTCAATGTCAAGAAGAAGACCCTTAACGATGGCAAGCAGACTCCAAAGAGCGCTCCTGCCATTTCACCTGAAGATATGCAGGCCGATCCCGGTTCAATGTCTCCGGACGATTCGGCTTCACCGGCCTGTGATGACGGCTCGATGGATTATTCGACAATGGGCTCCGGTCCGTCCGTGGACGTGACCGAAGCTCCTGCCGATGGTTCCGGCAGCGCTGCGGATGATGATTCCGATAATCCAGTCGATGACACTGCCACTGATGACGCTGCGCCGGATCAGCCTGCCGATGTCCAGCCCAAGGTTGAGTCCCCCGCTCCTCCGACTGCAGCGCCGAGCGCGGCCAAGACTAATGTAAAGAGTGTAGTCCGTCAGACAAAGACCTGGACGCAGAGCACTCAGGCCGACTTTGCCAAGGGCACATTCTCCGGTGTTTCAGCTTCCAGTAAGAACAAGCTCGAACTCGTCCCGACGTTGAAGAAACTGGCGGAGACACCTGAGCAGTTCGTGTGGTGCGTTGCGCCGACCAAGGACGGCATCTATGCAGGCACGGGCAACTCAGGCATGATCTACCATATTTCCGAGTCTGGAGATATGAAGGTCTTCTATGAGACCGGCGAACTGGAGGTCCAATCCCTCGTTCGCGATGCAAACGGCAACATCTATGCCGGAACTTCGCCCAATGGCAAGATATTCAAAATATCCCCGGACGGCAAGGGCAAACTGCTCTTTAAGACCGATGAGAAATATGTGCTTGCGCTGGCAACAGACGGCCAGGGCAACATCTACGCGGGCGTCGGCGATGCGGGCAAAATATATCGCATATCCGCCGACGGCACAGGTAAAGTATTTGCCACTCTGGGTGAGCAGCAGGTTCTCAGTCTTACCTGGGATTCTCGCGGCTATCTGGCCGCCGGGACAGGCACCAACGGTGTGGTCTATAAGATCGGTCCTCAGGGCAACGCCGAGCCGATCTTTGACGCCGATGAAGATTCGATAGCATCTGTCGCAACGGACGGCAAAGGCAATATATATGCCGGAACATCTCCCAAGGGGATTGTATACAAGATAAGCGCTGATCTGCGCTCGAAGAAGGTATTTACTAATGCCAGTCGTGTCCTTTCGATGACTGCCGATCCGAGCGGCAACATCTATGCCGTATCCGACGGGACCCTCGTCAAGATTACACCTGATGAGAGTGTGATTCAGCTCGACTCGTCGCAGGACAAGGTCCAGTTCCTAGCTACGGTCTACAACACCGATACCGGCGCGCTGTATGCATCCACCGGAAATATCGGGTCGATATATGTGAGCAAGTGCTGTGACATCTCAGGCTCGTTTGAGTCTGCCGTGCATGACACCAAGATGGTCTCGCGCTGGGGCAGGATCAAATGGACTGCCGATACTCCGGCAGGCACATCAATTGAACTGCAGAGCCGCACGGGCAACGTAGAGACGCCGGATGCCACATGGACTTCCTGGTCTCCGGTTTATACTAACAGCACCGGCGAGCAGATATCAGGCGGCAGTTCTCGCTATATTCAATATAGAGTGACCCTTAAGACATCCAAGCCGAATATGTCTCCCAGAGTCTCCAGCGTCATGCTCTCCTATCTGACGCCGAACCAGGCTCCGACAATCAAGCTCACGGCTCCGTCTGTCGGCAGTGTGTGGGCGGGCAGCCAGACCATCAAGTGGGTCGGTTCGGACCCAGACAAAGACACACTCACTTATGATGTCTACTATTCCAAGAACGGCGGCAAGGATTGGACTGCGCTCGTCGGTGGAGTAGGGGGCAGCGCCGGTGATAATCAGCAGTCGGCGAAGGCAATAGTCGAAAAGGTAAAGACCGAGCTGGGCAAGTCGCCGGACGTGCCCGAGGACATGAAGAAGCAAGTTCTAAACGGCACCGAGAATATTGGGACATCGCCGGCTCTCTCGCCTGTGGCATCCGACAGCTCATTGAGCAAGAGTTCGTATACTTGGGATACCAAGAAGGTCGAAGACGGTAACTATGTCCTTAAGGTGATTGCAAGCGACCGCACAAGCAACGCGGGCGATCCGCTCACAGACGAAGTCACATCCGATCCATTCGTGGTGTGCAACACTGCGCCCAAACTGGTGCTCTATCAGAGGGCTGTAACGCAAAAAGGCGCAGGACCTGTTACGATAGCCGGTTCGGCTGCCAGCAAGATGATCGAGATCACAGGCGTGCAGTTCCGGGTTGACGGTGGCGCGTGGATGGCTGCTGCGGCTGATGATGGAATGTACGACTCGTCGTATGAGATGTTCAAGGCCACTACAGGCCCTCTGTCTGCCGGCAGCCACAAGGTCGAAATCCAGGCAATCGACTCCGCAGGCAATGCCTCCACCGAGACAGTGGACGTGACGATCTCGTAG
- a CDS encoding S-layer homology domain-containing protein encodes MKKMTFVLVALLCACSIPVFAQGPFTDVPTDHWAYDAVNQLQQDGILIGYPDGTFGGKKTITRYEFAVAIARVVDYVGGNVTPPGAGVNQAQLDKALEGYAKKSEIPTVPTLANLASKSDLDQVRKLVDEFRDELAALGVDVDALKRDVAALACRVDILEAEVNRVKVTGDLNVAAFTEMNRSANNVQSAANAVDLDNRQVPTTSNLANSIGVVRDLDLNIVGRVSCSTTVNATIDYGNYLNYVRYVDDYVNVERPTAKTNIQDGKQFVDAFFPYYAYINAAMCKGSLNVGRFPIAFTPYTLKKIDVDAYTNILKTDDGYYPMDGISLVNNFGGVDVTLFAAKNDENDYLKNGLTGQPSNAMGVFNVNGGNAVGGIDSQITQTAGGRFTVGIPWSGKLSGTFYQAWANDATLDRDQAKVYGGDLAIPYKAYNFTGSWTRSDTRARRNSGFTHTDDDNVAWDAKVGTMIGKLDVNAGYKDIGRNFAAAGSWDKIGNWTNPVDINGPYVGVTYPILSNVKAVLNGEFLTVKDTVTTVPTPGFSAVTLNKDDSILKAEGGVQWGISKANSLALGYQYVQFDPDNTLQDKGTQTYLTIGWAHQVNPDAALKIGYQFINWDGGNNAIVYGKDYQAGLGVVQFGVNF; translated from the coding sequence ATGAAAAAAATGACATTCGTTTTAGTGGCACTGCTTTGTGCGTGCTCGATTCCTGTCTTTGCGCAGGGGCCGTTCACCGATGTGCCGACGGATCACTGGGCATATGACGCAGTGAACCAGTTGCAGCAGGACGGTATTCTTATCGGCTATCCGGACGGAACGTTCGGTGGCAAGAAGACTATCACCCGCTACGAGTTCGCGGTTGCAATCGCTAGAGTCGTCGACTACGTCGGCGGCAATGTGACTCCACCCGGCGCAGGCGTAAACCAGGCTCAGTTGGACAAGGCTCTTGAGGGCTATGCCAAGAAGAGTGAGATCCCTACGGTTCCCACTTTGGCCAACCTCGCCAGCAAGTCCGATCTGGACCAGGTTCGCAAACTCGTCGATGAGTTCCGTGACGAACTCGCGGCTCTCGGTGTTGACGTGGACGCTCTGAAGAGAGACGTAGCCGCTTTGGCTTGCCGCGTTGATATTCTCGAAGCTGAAGTCAATCGTGTCAAGGTTACCGGCGATCTCAACGTTGCTGCATTCACAGAAATGAACCGCAGCGCAAACAATGTCCAGTCGGCTGCAAACGCTGTTGATTTGGACAATCGCCAGGTTCCTACGACCAGCAACCTTGCCAATTCAATTGGCGTGGTTCGCGACCTTGATCTCAACATCGTTGGCCGCGTAAGCTGCTCAACGACAGTGAATGCTACGATCGACTACGGCAACTATCTGAACTATGTCAGATACGTTGATGACTATGTCAACGTTGAAAGACCGACTGCAAAGACCAATATTCAGGATGGCAAGCAGTTTGTGGATGCGTTCTTCCCGTATTACGCATACATCAATGCCGCTATGTGCAAGGGTAGTCTCAATGTTGGTCGTTTCCCGATCGCATTCACTCCTTACACACTGAAGAAGATCGATGTTGATGCATACACCAACATCCTCAAGACTGATGACGGTTACTATCCGATGGACGGTATCAGCCTCGTCAACAACTTCGGCGGCGTGGACGTAACACTCTTCGCAGCAAAGAACGACGAGAACGACTACCTGAAGAACGGTCTCACCGGTCAGCCCAGCAATGCTATGGGCGTTTTTAACGTCAATGGCGGTAACGCTGTCGGTGGTATCGACTCTCAGATCACCCAGACTGCTGGCGGTCGCTTCACAGTAGGTATACCTTGGAGCGGCAAGCTCAGTGGAACATTCTACCAGGCCTGGGCCAACGATGCGACTCTTGATCGCGATCAGGCCAAAGTCTACGGTGGCGATTTGGCCATTCCTTACAAAGCTTACAACTTTACTGGAAGCTGGACAAGGAGTGATACCAGGGCCAGAAGAAATTCCGGCTTTACTCACACCGATGATGACAATGTTGCATGGGATGCCAAAGTCGGCACAATGATCGGAAAACTCGATGTCAATGCCGGTTACAAGGACATCGGCCGCAACTTTGCAGCCGCCGGTTCTTGGGACAAGATCGGCAACTGGACCAATCCTGTAGACATCAATGGTCCGTATGTCGGCGTCACTTATCCGATCTTGAGCAACGTGAAGGCTGTCTTGAACGGTGAATTCCTTACCGTTAAGGACACTGTCACGACAGTACCAACCCCGGGATTCAGTGCTGTTACACTGAACAAGGACGACAGCATACTCAAGGCCGAAGGTGGAGTGCAGTGGGGTATCTCCAAGGCTAACTCCCTTGCCCTCGGTTATCAGTATGTCCAGTTCGATCCGGATAACACACTGCAGGACAAAGGAACTCAGACCTACCTGACCATCGGTTGGGCTCACCAGGTCAATCCTGATGCCGCACTGAAGATCGGCTACCAGTTCATTAACTGGGACGGTGGCAACAATGCTATCGTTTACGGCAAAGACTATCAGGCGGGACTGGGCGTTGTCCAGTTTGGCGTGAACTTCTAA
- the cobO gene encoding cob(I)yrinic acid a,c-diamide adenosyltransferase, with product MGEIINTKGLVHVYTGEGKGKTTAALGTAMRAVGWGLKVCVIQFIKGYADIGEALFAKRFPENLTIKQFTTDCSRSIDEKKVSQRKRVSQEAMAYAEQAVRNNNYDLIILDEINNAAHFNLIETDRILQMIQNKPEHLELILTGRDAPQEIIEAADYVTEMKMIKHPYEQGIQARKGIDY from the coding sequence ATGGGAGAAATAATAAACACAAAGGGGCTGGTCCATGTCTATACAGGCGAGGGCAAAGGCAAAACAACCGCGGCTCTTGGAACAGCTATGCGGGCTGTCGGCTGGGGATTGAAAGTCTGCGTCATTCAGTTCATAAAGGGTTATGCCGATATAGGAGAGGCGCTCTTTGCCAAACGTTTCCCCGAGAACCTGACAATCAAGCAGTTTACGACCGACTGCTCGCGGAGCATTGACGAAAAAAAGGTATCGCAGAGAAAGCGCGTATCCCAAGAGGCTATGGCATACGCCGAACAGGCCGTCCGGAACAATAATTATGACCTGATCATACTAGACGAGATTAATAACGCCGCTCATTTTAATCTAATTGAGACGGACCGTATTCTGCAAATGATACAAAACAAGCCCGAACATCTGGAACTGATACTCACCGGCCGTGACGCGCCGCAAGAAATCATCGAGGCCGCCGACTATGTCACGGAAATGAAAATGATCAAACACCCATATGAGCAGGGCATTCAGGCCAGAAAAGGCATAGATTACTGA
- a CDS encoding SpoIIE family protein phosphatase: protein MCIQICVNAQMYLIAHEAIARHRIAVMSGDRMIIGPGHYIWLESTAAATIWGLIVACAFGRRISRPAIKLARAATAMAAGDFRRRVDITTGDEMQTLGEAFNCLGESLIEHEILLKRQSEMMAGMMEAARSASNLLDVKTCGKSIASAACAHLGAADAAVFMKNNVDGGLKVLGSCGHAQKAAWKRLAGHAANSGGYLVMTEQNNDQPNAEALLVGVPLSAGSGTIGAIVARFESETNRDDLKLGSIKSDLLITFGINAAAAIVNAQMHSETEKYSGILEDWVEHLSAVMKVTNAISPSLNLREILTALARATSAVVDADDCAIYLLDDSGKLKLKSFCTKQQAKVSSESSSGIKPGELITGRAFTLRHHAVCHDMTKSMDPKIRKVSERIGIQSTLSAPLIANNQALGAITLYNKKPHHFTAREIRLLTSIALHAAVIVRNAGLYTRQSSIAEQLQSTLISEAPESCMGLSFASRYIPALDEARIGGDFYDVFLLPDGNVAVVIADVSGKGLMAAIHLAACKHMLKAMLFEYPDNPARAFYELNNAMNHFFELSFFMTAFCGVIDPARKTLVYANAGHPPALLITENGKMQHLLAGTGMPAGSGQHCEYDMIRVGFDSSDALLLYTDGVTDALKDGNLLGVEGIQKMVFEAMPCSPQDMIEYICGQLRNEIGSTKKDDIALLAVAHGSAMQSRDAAFGGSREQRCSIATHTF from the coding sequence GTGTGCATTCAGATATGTGTAAATGCGCAGATGTATCTGATAGCACATGAGGCCATCGCGCGTCACCGGATCGCTGTTATGTCCGGTGATCGAATGATAATTGGACCGGGGCATTATATATGGCTTGAGAGCACGGCGGCTGCGACTATTTGGGGGTTGATTGTGGCCTGTGCGTTCGGAAGGCGTATTTCTCGTCCTGCCATAAAGTTAGCACGTGCTGCGACAGCGATGGCGGCGGGCGACTTTCGAAGAAGGGTCGATATCACTACCGGCGATGAGATGCAGACGTTGGGCGAAGCATTTAACTGCCTGGGTGAGAGCCTGATCGAGCATGAAATATTGTTGAAACGGCAGTCTGAAATGATGGCCGGTATGATGGAAGCGGCGCGATCGGCGTCTAATTTATTGGATGTAAAGACGTGCGGCAAATCAATCGCTAGTGCCGCATGCGCACATTTGGGAGCGGCTGATGCGGCTGTTTTCATGAAAAACAATGTCGATGGCGGTCTAAAGGTGCTGGGGTCTTGCGGACACGCTCAAAAGGCCGCCTGGAAACGGCTGGCCGGCCATGCCGCGAACTCAGGCGGATATCTGGTCATGACCGAACAGAATAATGATCAGCCGAATGCAGAAGCATTATTAGTAGGCGTGCCTCTTTCTGCCGGATCCGGCACTATAGGCGCGATAGTGGCGAGGTTTGAAAGCGAGACCAACCGTGATGACTTGAAGTTGGGAAGCATCAAGAGCGATCTGCTGATAACATTCGGCATCAATGCCGCCGCCGCTATCGTCAATGCCCAGATGCACTCCGAGACCGAGAAATACTCAGGGATTCTTGAAGATTGGGTCGAGCATCTTTCTGCTGTGATGAAGGTGACCAATGCGATATCGCCGTCACTGAACCTGAGGGAGATATTGACTGCACTGGCGAGAGCTACGTCTGCTGTAGTGGATGCAGACGATTGCGCGATATATCTTCTCGACGACAGCGGGAAACTGAAACTAAAAAGCTTCTGCACAAAGCAGCAAGCAAAAGTATCATCAGAATCGTCGTCCGGCATAAAACCTGGAGAGCTTATTACAGGCAGAGCTTTCACACTGCGACATCACGCAGTCTGTCACGATATGACAAAAAGTATGGACCCGAAGATAAGAAAGGTCTCGGAACGCATAGGAATTCAGTCGACTTTGAGCGCGCCGCTAATCGCTAATAATCAAGCTCTCGGGGCGATTACTTTGTATAACAAAAAGCCTCATCATTTCACGGCCAGAGAAATCAGGCTTCTGACCTCGATAGCGCTGCACGCGGCGGTGATAGTGCGCAATGCCGGGCTTTACACGCGCCAGTCGTCCATAGCCGAACAATTGCAGAGCACCTTGATTTCCGAAGCGCCTGAATCGTGCATGGGTTTGAGTTTCGCCAGTCGCTATATTCCAGCTTTGGACGAAGCGCGGATTGGTGGGGATTTCTATGATGTATTTTTGCTGCCGGACGGCAATGTCGCCGTAGTGATCGCGGATGTTTCAGGCAAGGGTCTTATGGCGGCGATTCATCTGGCTGCATGCAAACATATGCTGAAGGCAATGCTGTTCGAATACCCGGATAATCCGGCGCGAGCGTTTTATGAGCTAAACAATGCCATGAACCACTTTTTTGAATTGAGCTTCTTTATGACGGCGTTTTGCGGAGTTATAGATCCTGCCAGGAAGACACTTGTCTATGCTAACGCAGGTCATCCGCCTGCGCTGCTGATAACTGAAAATGGAAAGATGCAGCATCTGCTGGCAGGCACGGGGATGCCGGCAGGTTCTGGGCAGCATTGTGAATACGACATGATCCGCGTCGGATTCGATTCATCCGATGCGCTTTTGCTGTATACGGACGGAGTTACCGACGCGCTAAAGGATGGTAACTTGCTTGGGGTAGAAGGCATTCAAAAAATGGTTTTCGAGGCGATGCCCTGTTCGCCGCAGGATATGATAGAATACATTTGCGGCCAACTGCGCAATGAAATCGGTTCCACGAAAAAAGATGACATAGCCCTGCTCGCGGTCGCGCATGGCAGCGCCATGCAAAGCCGGGATGCTGCATTTGGAGGTTCACGTGAACAGAGATGCTCTATCGCAACCCACACTTTTTAA
- a CDS encoding ATP-binding protein — protein MNRDALSQPTLFKHDTHDGDEALTLIISSDLCYENAADVLQTIASSLISKPCEIRLDMSRVNLIDSSGLRALLQSRRLCEESNVNFSLMCVCAAVERVIAMSGFAGVFGLRQIEQVASRFGADGAVVPESDVWKVMEFQSVSESLMVSVLRGRVMDAASDAGASGDIFCDIQIAVGEALTNAFRHGSPNKGVDKIKLRCMTCSRAIVIEIEDEGDPFDPDAIHEPDPSHLRDHGMGIFLMRRAMDVVEFSINCPGNRVRMIKWLSR, from the coding sequence GTGAACAGAGATGCTCTATCGCAACCCACACTTTTTAAGCATGATACGCATGACGGCGATGAGGCTCTGACTCTAATCATCTCGAGTGACTTGTGCTACGAAAATGCAGCAGATGTGCTCCAAACGATAGCCTCGTCGCTCATATCAAAGCCATGCGAGATCAGGCTGGACATGAGCCGTGTCAACCTGATCGACAGCAGCGGGTTAAGGGCGCTTTTGCAAAGCCGCAGGCTGTGCGAAGAATCAAACGTGAATTTCAGCCTCATGTGTGTCTGTGCCGCTGTGGAGCGAGTGATAGCGATGAGCGGTTTTGCCGGAGTTTTTGGTCTGCGGCAGATTGAGCAGGTCGCCAGCCGGTTTGGTGCCGACGGCGCTGTTGTGCCCGAGTCCGATGTGTGGAAGGTGATGGAATTTCAATCGGTAAGCGAATCTTTAATGGTATCCGTGCTCAGAGGCCGGGTGATGGATGCGGCATCTGATGCCGGCGCATCCGGCGATATTTTCTGCGATATTCAGATTGCCGTCGGTGAAGCTCTAACAAATGCCTTCAGACACGGTTCACCCAACAAGGGTGTCGACAAGATCAAATTGCGCTGTATGACCTGTTCAAGAGCTATTGTTATTGAGATCGAGGACGAGGGCGATCCATTTGATCCTGATGCAATTCATGAGCCTGATCCTTCGCATTTGCGCGATCATGGCATGGGCATATTTCTTATGCGCCGCGCCATGGATGTGGTGGAGTTTAGCATAAACTGCCCTGGGAATCGGGTCAGGATGATTAAATGGCTTAGTCGCTGA
- a CDS encoding LacI family DNA-binding transcriptional regulator: protein MSRQSHTITIREVASDARVSTATVSRALNEPWRVSADARNKVNASVAKLGYTPNPRARLLARGSSGTICFLLCNRPFIHSVHAEILQGASREADAMSVQIVYANCSYSPSTRPSDIEMPRIIAARGLVDGMILAGTNYPNMLAAIDELGLPYVVFGTNLVSENDVKADNGIYVDDEDGGYQATVHLLSLGHRKIRFIGDTSLPWYRRRYTGFAMAMAEAGLNSPPPIGSAAESELVMGFNAVNDLYESGEEFTALFVGGDMGAYGAMRALRNRGIQVPEEVSVVGFNDEDVAQLAEPPLTTIRAPKEEVGAHCINTLNDIICAGSIPKRPEVLSVQLVLRLSTARLGDLGIKS from the coding sequence ATGTCTAGGCAAAGTCATACAATTACAATACGCGAGGTTGCATCCGATGCTCGTGTGAGCACAGCCACGGTCTCCAGGGCGCTCAATGAGCCATGGCGGGTAAGCGCGGATGCACGCAATAAGGTCAACGCCAGTGTCGCGAAACTCGGCTACACGCCGAATCCGCGTGCACGGCTTCTGGCACGAGGCAGTTCCGGCACAATTTGCTTCTTGTTGTGCAACAGGCCGTTTATCCACTCGGTTCATGCTGAAATTTTGCAGGGAGCGTCACGTGAGGCCGATGCGATGAGTGTGCAGATAGTCTACGCGAACTGCTCGTATTCTCCTTCTACTCGGCCTTCGGATATTGAGATGCCAAGGATTATTGCGGCTCGCGGGCTTGTTGACGGTATGATCCTGGCCGGGACAAACTATCCCAACATGCTGGCTGCGATAGATGAGCTCGGTTTGCCCTACGTGGTATTCGGCACGAACCTTGTATCTGAAAACGACGTCAAAGCCGACAACGGAATTTATGTAGATGACGAGGATGGTGGTTATCAGGCGACAGTGCACCTGCTTTCCCTTGGTCATCGCAAGATCAGGTTTATCGGTGACACGTCGCTTCCGTGGTATCGCCGGAGATATACAGGCTTCGCCATGGCTATGGCCGAAGCCGGACTCAATAGTCCCCCTCCAATCGGCTCTGCTGCCGAAAGTGAACTGGTGATGGGCTTTAATGCGGTCAATGATCTCTATGAAAGCGGTGAGGAGTTTACCGCTCTCTTTGTCGGTGGTGATATGGGCGCATACGGGGCGATGAGAGCTTTGCGAAACAGGGGGATACAAGTGCCGGAAGAGGTGAGTGTCGTCGGGTTCAATGATGAAGATGTTGCCCAACTTGCCGAGCCGCCGCTCACTACGATCCGGGCGCCTAAGGAAGAGGTCGGCGCTCATTGCATAAACACTCTCAATGATATCATTTGTGCAGGATCGATTCCAAAGCGCCCCGAGGTGCTGTCTGTTCAATTAGTATTGAGACTATCGACCGCCAGATTGGGAGACCTTGGGATTAAGAGTTAA